In Longimicrobiaceae bacterium, one DNA window encodes the following:
- a CDS encoding heavy metal-responsive transcriptional regulator: MTQPTQGGQEHFRAGEAAAELGVGVQTLHYYEREGLIPAPPRSGAGYRLFPPDLMERLRFIRRAQALGLSLADIRETLELAEIGESPCGRVQAALAERLAEVDRRLEQLTAFRRQLADLVENAPKLRDAERGGRVCAIVEGAKPTPGRERVNVPPGRRGRAGG, from the coding sequence GTGACGCAACCGACGCAGGGCGGGCAGGAGCACTTTCGCGCGGGGGAGGCGGCCGCCGAGCTCGGCGTCGGGGTCCAGACGCTCCACTACTACGAGCGCGAGGGGCTGATCCCGGCGCCCCCCCGGTCCGGTGCAGGCTACCGCCTCTTCCCGCCCGACCTGATGGAGCGGCTCCGCTTCATCCGCCGGGCGCAGGCGCTCGGCCTTTCGCTGGCCGACATCAGGGAGACGCTGGAGCTGGCCGAGATCGGCGAGAGCCCGTGCGGCCGGGTGCAGGCCGCGCTCGCGGAGAGGCTCGCGGAGGTCGACCGCCGCCTGGAGCAGCTGACGGCCTTCCGGCGCCAGCTGGCGGACCTGGTCGAGAACGCGCCGAAGCTCCGCGACGCGGAACGTGGCGGGAGGGTCTGCGCCATCGTGGAAGGGGCGAAGCCCACGCCCGGACGCGAGCGGGTGAACGTTCCACCGGGACGGCGCGGCAGAGCCGGCGGATAG
- a CDS encoding efflux RND transporter periplasmic adaptor subunit, with protein MTLIETRNRFVAWTKRPLGLVVTIASILLIAFGAFTLFGDRSDAKAEERTGKGEMAGMAGMEGMDMGGMNMSMDGSVHLTADQIRQFGITFGFVEERTLGNEIRTVGIVNFDETRLAQVAPKFSGFVERLYVDFTGKPVRAGQPLVEIYSPELVAAQEEVLLAARLDASLGESSVPGVSAGRSNLAEAAIRRLRLWDISDAQIRQILRTGKVRRTLTLHAPVSGVVIEKPVVRGQAVQAGQSLYTIADLSNVWVEAELRERDAGNVREGSQATVELGSFPGRPLRGTVEYIYPTLESEARTLKARIAIPNPEGRIKPGMYATVRISSPSRTALTVPTSAVVHTGERAVVFVDMGRGKIMPHEVEVGRIAGDQTEILAGVEPGQRVVTSAQYILDSESNMAEVMKSMMGMMGEGMDMGGMEGMDMGGMDMSGGSMQGMEMKGADMKGMKMPRKER; from the coding sequence ATGACGCTGATTGAGACGCGCAACCGCTTCGTCGCCTGGACGAAGCGCCCTCTCGGGCTGGTCGTCACGATCGCCTCCATCCTCCTGATCGCCTTCGGCGCCTTCACGCTCTTCGGCGACCGCTCGGACGCGAAGGCGGAGGAGCGGACCGGGAAGGGAGAGATGGCGGGGATGGCGGGGATGGAAGGCATGGACATGGGCGGGATGAACATGTCCATGGACGGCTCCGTTCACCTGACGGCCGACCAGATCCGGCAGTTCGGGATCACGTTCGGCTTCGTGGAGGAGCGGACGCTGGGCAACGAGATCCGCACGGTCGGGATCGTCAACTTCGACGAGACCCGCCTCGCCCAGGTCGCCCCCAAGTTCAGCGGCTTCGTGGAGCGCCTGTACGTGGACTTCACGGGCAAGCCGGTCCGGGCCGGGCAGCCGCTGGTGGAGATCTATTCGCCCGAGCTGGTCGCGGCGCAGGAGGAGGTGCTCCTCGCAGCGAGGCTGGACGCGAGCCTCGGCGAGAGTTCCGTGCCCGGTGTCTCCGCGGGCCGTTCCAACCTGGCCGAAGCCGCGATCCGGCGACTGCGCCTCTGGGACATCTCGGACGCCCAGATCCGGCAGATCCTGCGGACCGGCAAGGTCCGCCGCACCCTGACGCTGCACGCGCCCGTCTCGGGCGTCGTCATCGAGAAGCCCGTCGTCCGCGGCCAGGCCGTGCAGGCGGGTCAGAGCCTGTACACGATCGCCGACCTGTCGAACGTGTGGGTCGAGGCGGAGCTCCGGGAGCGGGATGCCGGCAACGTTCGCGAGGGGTCCCAGGCCACGGTGGAGCTCGGTTCCTTCCCCGGCCGGCCGCTCCGCGGGACGGTGGAGTACATCTACCCCACGCTGGAGAGCGAGGCTCGGACGCTCAAGGCCCGGATCGCGATCCCCAACCCGGAAGGGCGGATCAAGCCGGGGATGTACGCCACCGTCCGCATCTCCTCGCCGTCGCGCACCGCGCTCACGGTTCCTACCTCTGCCGTGGTCCACACCGGGGAGCGGGCGGTCGTGTTCGTCGACATGGGGCGCGGCAAGATCATGCCGCACGAGGTCGAGGTCGGACGGATCGCGGGAGACCAGACGGAGATCCTGGCCGGCGTGGAGCCGGGCCAGCGGGTGGTCACCTCCGCACAGTACATCCTCGACTCCGAGTCCAACATGGCGGAGGTGATGAAGTCCATGATGGGGATGATGGGCGAGGGAATGGACATGGGCGGCATGGAGGGAATGGACATGGGCGGGATGGACATGTCCGGTGGCTCGATGCAGGGCATGGAGATGAAGGGCGCCGACATGAAGGGGATGAAGATGCCCCGGAAGGAGCGCTGA
- a CDS encoding heavy metal translocating P-type ATPase, whose amino-acid sequence MANKLIQVKASGMMCSFCTMSVEKALKRLDGVKNVQVNLVHGIILVEGDPARVAQDQVAKKVEELGYTVVATEAQQVSTDEAIFSTIKRRGFLAMGLAVADLLFDPLDLFGAPGRVRAVVSGLVAAVVLLWVGYPILRKTLMAVGQRVVNANVLLSAGAWGAFGIGVAHLFAPAGWPNFFPVAIWLMALHLFFGYFKLGTRKAAAESVRRLLALQAERARVVRGGREVEVPVEEVQPGEAVLVRPGERVPLDGVVREGASSLDLSTVTGESAPVYREVGEEVVGGTINLDGFLRVEVLRPASESYIAQVVRLMRHIEEKKPPIQLLMDRLMNYYGPVVFAVAALAAAGWLLHSGEVSTAVLIGLTTLIMGYPCALGITTPMVLAIGGGHGIARGLLVRAGEFFQSLAEVDTVAFDKTGTLTYGRPTVREVIAVRGSADEVLATVAAAEKRSEHPLAGAILRYAVMREVRFPASADFRAVPGRGVQATVDGRRVLVGRRSFLAAEGVSPGGEGADHAARLEAEGHTVVYAAADGEMIGAVALQDVPRPGTERAIRRLRELGIRSVLLTGDNRPVAEAIARQVGIDEVRAELLPEQKVEAIERLQAEGRTVAMVGDGINDAPALVQSDVGIALGAGTDVAMESAGVVLVSDRMEKVVSAILLGRASHRKMKQNIGIAVAANVIGITLAIAGWITAPVAIAIMTASILAVLLSTLSLLRLRLEVPEAAEEAVVEAVIPARRMHCDSCARKIDRKLSRARGVRFVAADAARKEVRVAYRPDETTEDALRQQLEEMGFR is encoded by the coding sequence ATGGCGAACAAGCTGATCCAGGTGAAGGCGAGCGGGATGATGTGCTCGTTCTGCACCATGTCGGTCGAGAAGGCGCTGAAGCGGCTCGACGGCGTGAAGAACGTGCAGGTGAACCTCGTGCACGGGATCATCCTGGTGGAGGGGGATCCCGCGCGCGTGGCGCAGGACCAGGTGGCGAAGAAGGTCGAGGAGCTGGGCTACACGGTCGTGGCGACCGAGGCCCAGCAGGTCAGCACGGACGAGGCGATCTTCTCGACCATCAAGCGGCGCGGCTTCCTGGCCATGGGGCTCGCCGTGGCCGACCTGCTCTTCGACCCGCTCGACCTCTTCGGCGCACCGGGGCGCGTCCGGGCGGTGGTGAGCGGCCTGGTGGCGGCCGTGGTCCTGCTCTGGGTCGGGTACCCGATCCTGAGGAAGACCCTGATGGCCGTCGGGCAGCGCGTGGTCAACGCGAACGTGCTCCTCTCGGCCGGCGCATGGGGCGCCTTCGGCATCGGGGTGGCCCACCTCTTCGCGCCCGCCGGGTGGCCGAACTTCTTCCCGGTGGCGATCTGGCTGATGGCCCTCCACCTCTTCTTCGGCTACTTCAAGCTGGGGACGCGGAAGGCGGCGGCGGAGTCGGTGCGGCGCCTGCTGGCGCTCCAGGCGGAGCGTGCGCGCGTGGTGCGCGGCGGCCGCGAGGTCGAGGTGCCGGTCGAAGAGGTGCAGCCCGGCGAGGCGGTCCTGGTTCGCCCGGGTGAGCGCGTGCCGCTGGACGGGGTGGTCCGCGAGGGCGCCTCCAGCCTCGACCTCTCCACGGTGACGGGCGAGAGCGCTCCGGTCTACCGGGAGGTGGGCGAAGAAGTGGTGGGCGGCACGATCAACCTCGACGGCTTCCTCCGCGTCGAGGTGCTCCGGCCCGCGTCGGAGAGCTACATCGCCCAGGTCGTGCGCCTGATGCGGCACATCGAGGAGAAGAAGCCCCCGATCCAGCTCCTCATGGACCGGCTCATGAACTACTACGGGCCGGTGGTCTTCGCCGTGGCCGCACTCGCGGCGGCCGGCTGGCTCCTCCATTCGGGCGAGGTCTCCACGGCCGTCCTGATCGGCCTCACCACGCTGATCATGGGGTACCCCTGCGCGCTCGGCATCACCACGCCCATGGTGCTGGCGATCGGCGGCGGGCACGGCATCGCCCGGGGCCTGCTCGTCCGCGCCGGGGAGTTCTTCCAGTCGCTGGCGGAGGTGGACACGGTCGCCTTCGACAAGACGGGAACGCTGACGTACGGGCGGCCCACCGTGCGGGAGGTGATCGCGGTGCGCGGCTCCGCGGACGAGGTGCTGGCGACCGTCGCCGCGGCGGAGAAGCGGAGCGAGCACCCGCTGGCGGGCGCCATCCTGCGCTACGCGGTGATGCGGGAGGTGCGCTTCCCGGCCTCGGCCGACTTCCGCGCCGTGCCGGGGAGGGGCGTGCAGGCGACGGTGGACGGCCGCAGGGTGCTGGTGGGGCGCCGGAGCTTCCTCGCCGCCGAGGGGGTGAGCCCCGGAGGCGAGGGCGCGGACCACGCGGCCCGCCTGGAAGCCGAGGGGCACACCGTCGTCTACGCGGCGGCCGACGGGGAGATGATCGGGGCGGTGGCGCTCCAGGACGTGCCGCGCCCCGGAACGGAGCGGGCGATCCGCCGCCTGCGAGAGCTCGGGATCCGGTCGGTGCTCCTCACGGGCGACAACCGCCCCGTGGCGGAGGCGATCGCGCGGCAGGTGGGCATCGACGAGGTGCGGGCGGAGCTCCTGCCCGAGCAGAAGGTGGAGGCGATCGAGCGCCTCCAGGCGGAGGGCCGCACCGTGGCGATGGTGGGCGACGGGATCAACGACGCGCCCGCGCTCGTCCAGTCCGACGTGGGGATCGCGCTGGGCGCCGGAACCGACGTGGCGATGGAGTCCGCGGGCGTGGTGCTGGTGAGCGACCGGATGGAGAAGGTGGTCTCCGCGATCCTGCTCGGGCGCGCCTCGCACCGGAAGATGAAGCAGAACATCGGCATCGCGGTGGCGGCCAACGTGATCGGGATCACACTCGCCATCGCGGGCTGGATCACCGCCCCCGTGGCGATCGCGATTATGACGGCCTCCATCCTCGCGGTGCTCCTCTCCACCCTCTCGCTCCTTCGGCTCCGGCTGGAGGTCCCGGAGGCGGCCGAGGAGGCGGTGGTGGAGGCGGTGATCCCCGCGCGGCGGATGCACTGCGACAGCTGCGCGAGAAAGATCGACCGCAAGCTGTCCAGGGCCAGGGGGGTCCGGTTCGTGGCGGCGGATGCGGCGCGAAAGGAAGTGCGGGTGGCCTACCGTCCCGACGAGACCACCGAGGACGCGCTCCGGCAGCAGCTCGAGGAGATGGGCTTCCGCTGA
- a CDS encoding CusA/CzcA family heavy metal efflux RND transporter: MLKAVIEWSVKNRLLVLIATVAVTLAGTWAMLRTPVDAVPDLSDVQVIIMTEWPGQAPELVEDQVTYPLSTEMLKVPGTKFVRGMSQFGRSGVFVVFEDDVDLYWARSRVLEYLNGVQDRLPEGAMTMLGPDATGVGWVMQYILADTTGKRNLAELRSLQDWVVKPALTSVEGVAEIASLGGFEKQYQIEVDPARLLAYDIPMARVIQAVRESNADVGGRVLEMGGSEYVVRGRGRFDSMEDIRAVSLGVGPGGVPITVGDVGRVHLGPEIRRGIADLNGRGEIVTGWVVMRYSENPLDVIEGVKAKMAELEGALPPGVTFVTGYDRSGLITRAIHNLREKLVQEAIIVALVTLVFLLHARSALVAIVTLPIGVLMAFLAMRYLGIGANIMSLGGIAIAIGAMIDAALVMVENLHKHMERNDREGRPRGHWELVVDSSKEVGPALFTSLLIITLSFLPVFALEAQEGRLFKPLAWTKTLAMASAALLSITLVPVLMGLFIKGGVKPEEKNPVNRFLIRVYRPVIRFVLRRRWPVIGAAGAVLAITIVPWKQLGSEFMPPLNEGSIMDMPSMFPGVGTAQAKQILQQRDAAMASIPEVEMVLGKIGRAETATDMAPMSMIESIAILKPEDEWRPGVTFDSIQAEMNAKVKTPGVANMWSMPIKNRLDMLATGIKTPVGIKIFGPDLTTLDRIGKQIEGILPQVEGTNSVFAERAMGGRYLDVDVNRQAAARYGMTADDVQMAMMGAVGGMYAGEVIEGRERYSVLVRYPRELRDNPQKIASTLVATPSGAQVELGELANIRIVQGSPLIKSENAYLNNIVYVDVRGRDIGSYVSEARELLEQRLDLPAGYRLEWSGQFEAMERANRKLMIVVPITLAIIFLLLFFQFGSVAESALVMLSLPFALVGGVWLMWLLDYNLSVATGIGFIALAGVAAETGVVMLIYLDQAYHERRERGRLGGRTDVNAAVEYGAVERVRPKMMTVVATIAGLLPLMWGTGAGADVAKRIAAPMVGGMISSTILTLIVIPAVYSLWKEWELKRMGRGSDAPALKEIPVLTEDLVASRN, translated from the coding sequence ATGCTGAAAGCCGTGATCGAGTGGTCGGTGAAGAACCGGCTCCTGGTTCTGATCGCAACCGTTGCGGTCACGCTGGCCGGCACCTGGGCAATGCTGCGGACGCCCGTCGATGCCGTGCCGGACCTGAGCGACGTCCAGGTCATCATCATGACCGAGTGGCCGGGACAGGCGCCGGAGCTGGTGGAGGACCAGGTCACATATCCTCTTTCGACGGAGATGCTCAAGGTTCCCGGGACCAAGTTCGTCCGGGGGATGAGCCAGTTCGGGCGGTCCGGCGTCTTCGTCGTCTTCGAGGACGACGTGGACCTGTACTGGGCGCGCAGCCGCGTGCTGGAGTACCTGAACGGTGTGCAGGACCGGCTGCCCGAGGGCGCCATGACCATGCTCGGCCCCGACGCGACCGGCGTGGGGTGGGTGATGCAGTACATCCTGGCCGACACCACGGGAAAGCGGAACCTGGCCGAGTTGAGGAGCCTGCAGGACTGGGTCGTGAAGCCCGCCCTCACCTCGGTGGAAGGGGTGGCGGAGATCGCGAGTCTCGGCGGGTTCGAGAAGCAGTACCAGATCGAGGTCGATCCGGCCCGGCTGCTCGCCTACGACATCCCGATGGCGAGGGTGATCCAGGCCGTGCGGGAGTCCAATGCGGACGTGGGCGGTCGGGTCCTCGAGATGGGCGGCAGCGAGTACGTCGTGCGGGGCCGCGGACGGTTCGACTCGATGGAGGACATCCGCGCGGTCTCCCTGGGCGTCGGCCCGGGCGGCGTGCCGATCACCGTGGGCGACGTCGGGCGGGTTCATCTGGGCCCTGAAATCCGCCGCGGAATCGCCGACCTGAACGGACGGGGCGAGATCGTCACCGGCTGGGTCGTCATGCGCTACAGCGAGAACCCGCTGGACGTGATCGAGGGCGTGAAGGCGAAGATGGCGGAGCTGGAGGGGGCGCTCCCACCGGGCGTCACCTTCGTGACCGGCTACGACCGATCGGGGCTGATCACGCGGGCCATCCACAACCTGCGCGAGAAGCTGGTCCAGGAGGCGATCATCGTCGCCCTCGTCACGCTGGTCTTCCTGCTCCACGCCCGTAGCGCGCTGGTCGCGATCGTGACGCTTCCGATCGGCGTCCTGATGGCGTTCCTCGCCATGCGGTATCTGGGCATCGGAGCAAACATCATGTCCCTCGGCGGGATCGCCATCGCCATCGGCGCGATGATCGACGCCGCGCTGGTGATGGTGGAGAACCTCCACAAGCACATGGAGCGCAACGACCGGGAGGGGCGCCCCAGGGGGCACTGGGAACTGGTCGTGGATTCTTCCAAGGAGGTGGGCCCGGCGCTGTTCACCTCGTTGCTGATCATTACGCTCAGCTTCCTGCCGGTGTTCGCGCTGGAAGCGCAGGAGGGGCGGCTCTTCAAGCCGCTGGCGTGGACGAAGACCCTGGCGATGGCGTCGGCGGCGCTCCTCTCCATCACGCTCGTCCCGGTGCTGATGGGGCTCTTCATCAAGGGCGGAGTGAAGCCCGAAGAGAAGAATCCGGTCAACCGCTTCCTGATCCGGGTCTACCGGCCGGTCATCCGGTTCGTTCTCCGGCGCCGCTGGCCGGTCATCGGGGCCGCCGGGGCGGTGCTGGCGATCACGATCGTGCCCTGGAAGCAACTGGGGAGCGAGTTCATGCCGCCGCTGAACGAGGGGAGCATCATGGACATGCCCAGCATGTTCCCCGGGGTGGGCACCGCGCAGGCGAAGCAGATCCTGCAGCAGCGCGATGCCGCGATGGCATCCATCCCCGAGGTGGAGATGGTGCTGGGCAAGATCGGGCGGGCGGAGACCGCGACCGACATGGCGCCGATGTCGATGATCGAGTCCATCGCCATCCTGAAGCCTGAGGACGAGTGGCGGCCGGGGGTCACCTTCGACTCCATCCAGGCCGAGATGAACGCGAAGGTGAAGACTCCGGGCGTGGCGAACATGTGGTCCATGCCGATCAAGAACCGGCTCGACATGCTGGCGACCGGGATCAAGACGCCGGTGGGGATCAAGATCTTCGGTCCCGATCTCACCACGCTCGACAGGATCGGGAAGCAGATCGAGGGGATCCTGCCGCAGGTCGAGGGGACGAACTCCGTGTTCGCCGAGCGCGCCATGGGGGGACGCTACCTCGACGTCGACGTGAATCGCCAGGCCGCGGCCCGCTACGGGATGACGGCCGACGACGTACAGATGGCGATGATGGGCGCGGTGGGCGGCATGTACGCCGGGGAGGTGATCGAGGGGCGCGAGCGCTACTCCGTGCTCGTGCGCTATCCGCGGGAGCTGCGCGACAACCCCCAGAAGATCGCTTCCACGCTGGTTGCGACTCCTTCAGGCGCGCAGGTGGAGCTGGGCGAGCTGGCGAACATCCGGATCGTCCAGGGATCGCCGCTTATCAAGAGCGAGAACGCGTACCTGAACAACATCGTCTACGTCGACGTGCGGGGGCGCGACATCGGCAGCTACGTCTCGGAGGCGAGAGAGCTCCTCGAGCAGAGGCTCGACCTCCCTGCCGGATACCGCCTGGAATGGTCGGGACAGTTCGAGGCCATGGAGCGAGCCAACCGGAAGCTGATGATCGTCGTGCCGATCACGCTGGCGATCATCTTCCTGCTGCTCTTCTTCCAGTTCGGCAGCGTGGCCGAGAGCGCGCTGGTGATGCTCTCGCTCCCCTTCGCGCTGGTGGGCGGCGTATGGCTGATGTGGCTGCTGGACTACAACCTGAGCGTCGCCACCGGGATCGGCTTCATTGCACTGGCCGGCGTGGCGGCGGAGACCGGCGTGGTCATGCTGATCTACCTGGACCAGGCCTACCACGAGCGCCGTGAGCGTGGTCGGCTGGGCGGCCGCACGGACGTGAACGCCGCGGTGGAGTACGGCGCGGTGGAGCGCGTGCGGCCCAAGATGATGACGGTGGTCGCCACCATCGCCGGCCTTCTCCCCCTCATGTGGGGCACGGGTGCGGGCGCGGACGTTGCGAAGCGGATCGCCGCCCCGATGGTGGGCGGAATGATCAGCTCCACAATCCTCACGCTGATCGTGATCCCGGCGGTCTACTCCCTGTGGAAGGAGTGGGAGCTGAAGCGAATGGGGCGTGGCTCCGACGCGCCCGCGCTGAAGGAGATTCCGGTGCTGACGGAGGATCTGGTCGCGAGCAGGAACTGA
- a CDS encoding TolC family protein — protein sequence MISTSSAPSAVEHPRHARPAAPALARVFLPALFALLASVGGAYAQSTTASSPPPAAGAPQSLEGLISHALSVHPSIRAARDRVEAAQAAVRPAGALPDPMLGVGVMNVPISGRDREDMTSMTMATVGVGQTIPYPGKLRLRRRVSELELAAAEARLEAARWAVRQEVTDAYADLAFVDRALEIVGRNEKLLANFTRVTESRYGVGVGNQTDVLKARVEAARLAEEAVDLTERRRAALARLNAALDRPSDAAVPEATIPERIARAAVADNAKDIRFASAALGSRAANSPLPPLAELQEAAIRQNPAIRAHQAMIEAQAARVELARKEHLPDFDVSVQYGQRSGASDVVSAMVSIPVPLRKAQRQDLLAKEAEAELSALQAEHHERANEIRSAVASAYADMERDRAQLALYVKSIIPQGRAALESATASFQVGRVDFLTLLENQTTLYSYETAYYGALTRFAERLAELERTVGEEILK from the coding sequence ATGATCTCGACTTCTTCCGCTCCGTCCGCGGTGGAGCATCCGCGGCATGCCCGCCCGGCAGCCCCAGCGCTTGCACGCGTATTTCTGCCCGCCCTCTTCGCGCTGCTTGCGAGCGTCGGCGGTGCGTACGCGCAGTCCACCACCGCGAGCTCGCCGCCTCCGGCCGCGGGTGCCCCGCAGAGCCTGGAAGGGCTGATCTCGCACGCCCTCTCGGTTCACCCCTCGATCCGCGCTGCCCGCGACCGGGTGGAAGCGGCCCAGGCCGCCGTCCGCCCCGCGGGTGCGCTCCCCGACCCGATGCTGGGCGTGGGCGTGATGAACGTCCCGATCAGCGGGCGCGATCGGGAGGACATGACTTCCATGACCATGGCCACGGTCGGGGTCGGCCAGACGATCCCCTACCCCGGTAAGCTGAGGCTACGGCGTCGCGTCTCCGAGCTCGAGCTCGCGGCCGCCGAGGCGCGTCTCGAGGCGGCGAGGTGGGCCGTCCGGCAGGAGGTGACCGACGCCTACGCGGATCTCGCGTTCGTGGATCGGGCGCTGGAGATCGTCGGGCGCAACGAGAAGCTCCTGGCCAACTTCACCCGGGTCACGGAGTCCCGCTACGGCGTGGGGGTGGGAAACCAGACGGACGTGCTGAAGGCGCGCGTAGAGGCCGCCCGGCTCGCCGAGGAGGCGGTCGACCTGACCGAGCGCCGACGGGCCGCCCTTGCCCGCCTGAATGCCGCCCTCGACCGGCCGAGTGACGCGGCCGTGCCGGAAGCCACGATTCCCGAGCGCATCGCTCGGGCAGCGGTCGCGGACAACGCGAAGGACATCCGCTTCGCCTCGGCCGCGCTCGGCTCGCGTGCGGCGAACTCCCCCCTGCCGCCGCTCGCGGAGCTCCAGGAGGCCGCGATCCGCCAGAACCCCGCGATTCGCGCGCACCAGGCGATGATCGAGGCGCAGGCCGCGCGGGTGGAGCTGGCGCGCAAGGAGCACCTGCCCGACTTTGATGTCTCGGTCCAGTACGGGCAGCGCAGCGGCGCCTCCGACGTGGTCTCGGCCATGGTGTCCATCCCGGTCCCCCTCAGGAAAGCCCAGCGCCAGGATCTGCTGGCGAAGGAGGCCGAGGCCGAGCTGTCGGCGCTCCAGGCCGAGCACCACGAGCGGGCGAACGAGATCCGATCGGCCGTTGCGAGCGCGTACGCCGACATGGAACGGGATCGGGCCCAGCTCGCGCTCTACGTGAAGTCCATCATCCCGCAGGGACGCGCCGCGTTGGAGTCGGCGACGGCCTCCTTCCAGGTGGGCCGGGTGGATTTCCTGACGCTGCTGGAAAACCAGACCACGCTCTACAGCTACGAGACCGCTTACTACGGCGCCCTGACCCGCTTCGCCGAGCGTCTGGCGGAGCTGGAGCGCACCGTCGGCGAGGAGATCCTGAAATGA